The Bacillus sp. F19 DNA segment GCATTTACCTTTGTTGCAGCTGTCGCCAGTTGGTCGACCTTTGAAATACTGTAAGAAGACTGACTTGCAGCACTTGTGGCAGCCGCTGTCACTTTATCAGAATTGGAACTGTTCGTTGAACGTGCATGGTAATTGCTTGTGAGCTTCATATCAAATGTTGCATTACGAAATGCAAATAGCAGGCTGTTCATTTCACGATAGCCGTCCCGCTGCCATTCAAGCGTTTGTTTATTTTGCTTTAATTTATCAAGCGGCATTCTCTCTGCTTTCATTAGATCGGCTACAAGCGAATCAATATCCATTCCGCTTGCTAAACCACCTATTCGAACCATGCTGAATCACCTCTCTAAATCTTTTTGACTACAACAAATCCTCGAAACAATGTCATCGCTGCGTACAGATCGAGCATTTTTCTCGACGGGATTTCCCTGACGATTTCTTTTGTTTGATTATCAACAACCGTTACGTAATATTCGTTCAGCTTTTCGTGAAGCTGGAATTGAATATGTGTATTTACTGGCTGCAGGAAATCGTTAATGCCATTTATGACTTTTTCTAATTCTTCTTTTGGAAATGTGAGTATGTTTTCTTCTTTATTATGTTCTGGAAGTTTAATATGTTTCGTGTCGATTTCCGAGATGCGCGGACCAGGCTGGGATGACATTTTTTCGATCATCTTAGCGGGTCGCTCCTTGGATTTTTGTTCTAATGGTTATATCGGATGGAATATGAAATTTTTACACTTTATATCAAAATTATTTAAGTTGAAAAAGAGGACAAAAAAAAATAAAACTACTATTTCTTCATTTTATTTTATATATAGGAAAACTAATTTTGTATTGCTAATCCTTAAATAAAAAAGAAACCCTCTCATGATAAGGGTTCCCTGTGTTAAAACCAGTATTAACGTAATAATTGTAAAACACCCTGAGGAGACTGGTTTGCTTGAGCTAGCATAGACTGGGATGCTTGAGCAAGGATAGAATTCTTCGTTTGCTCCATCATTGTCTTAGCCATGTCAGTATCTCTTATGCGAGATTCAGCAGCAGTTAAGTTTTCAGATGTTGTTCCAAGGTTGTTAATCGTATGCTCTAAACGGTTTTGAACAGCTCCTAAGTTAGAACGGTTTTCAGAAACAGTGTTAATAGCATCTTGAATTTTTGTTAGGTTAGCTTTAGCAGTAGCATTCGTTCCGTCTAATGCAGCTAAACCAGTAGCGCTTATATCTACATTTAATGTAGCTGCTTTGTTGTCAGTAAGGTTAAGAGTGATTGTTTCATCAGCATTAGCTCCAACTTGGAACGTTAATGATGCATTTGTTCCATCTAGCAGGTTCTTAGTATTAAATTTTGTTTGAGTTGCAACTTTGTCGATTTGAGAAGACAATTCTACTAATTCAGCTTGAATTTTATCTGAATCATCTGTAGTCAATGTTTCGTTAGCTGCTTGAGCAGTTAACTCAGCCATACGCTGTAACATTGAGTGTGTTTCATTTAAAGCACCTTCAGCAGTTTGAATTAAAGAAATACCGTCTTGAGCATTGCGAGATGCTTGATCTAATCCACGTACTTGGTTGCGCATTTTTTCAGAAATTGCAAGGCCGGCAGCATCATCTGCAGAACGGTTAATTTTCATTCCCGAAGACAATTTCTCCATAGATTTAGCTTGTGCGCTGTTTGCATTTCCTAGCTGACGATACGTGTTCATTGCTGAAATATTATGATTAATTCTCATTTTAAAATTTCCTCCTTGAAATAATTGTAGTAATCCACATCCATGTGAATTCTTATATACTCGCAGTCGCAACGGTCGGCCGCCTGTTGGTTCTGCTTGTTACACTTCTTATATCGACATGTTCCGGAGTTGTTTTATAGCATTTAGAAAATATTTCATAAAAAAACCTTAAGCGAATGTGCTTAAGGTTATCTGCTCTTTAATTGAGCAAGCATATCTAGAGATGCTTCTGCCGCTTTGTTATTTTCTTCTTGAATGGAGAGATAGATTTCTTTGCGATGGATATCTACATTTTCAGGAGCACTAATACCGATTTTCACTTGGTCGCCA contains these protein-coding regions:
- the flaG gene encoding flagellar protein FlaG; amino-acid sequence: MIEKMSSQPGPRISEIDTKHIKLPEHNKEENILTFPKEELEKVINGINDFLQPVNTHIQFQLHEKLNEYYVTVVDNQTKEIVREIPSRKMLDLYAAMTLFRGFVVVKKI
- a CDS encoding flagellin, which gives rise to MRINHNISAMNTYRQLGNANSAQAKSMEKLSSGMKINRSADDAAGLAISEKMRNQVRGLDQASRNAQDGISLIQTAEGALNETHSMLQRMAELTAQAANETLTTDDSDKIQAELVELSSQIDKVATQTKFNTKNLLDGTNASLTFQVGANADETITLNLTDNKAATLNVDISATGLAALDGTNATAKANLTKIQDAINTVSENRSNLGAVQNRLEHTINNLGTTSENLTAAESRIRDTDMAKTMMEQTKNSILAQASQSMLAQANQSPQGVLQLLR
- the csrA gene encoding carbon storage regulator CsrA, coding for MLVLTRKTGEAIQIGEDIEITVISIAGDQVKIGISAPENVDIHRKEIYLSIQEENNKAAEASLDMLAQLKSR